The Streptococcus oralis Uo5 genome includes a window with the following:
- a CDS encoding CHAP domain-containing protein, whose product MTFLKSGVKKSRCTQLSVGLATLFVTSTFLFGGESVQADSVARGDDYPLHYKNGSVEIDQWRMYSRQCTSFAAFRLSSVNGFEIPPAYGNANEWGHRARREGYRVDTKPEVGAIAWSTEGYYGHVAWVSNVSGDTIEIEEYNYGVREKYNRRKVKASSMTGFIHFRDLSASHSAGENARSSELPSSGAIVFTEKSPIMDQPSSTGQVIDYYYAGESVSYDQVLEKDGYKWLGYLSYSGARRYVQYAELSNTVKGWKKEGGSWYYRENGKLATGWKKVNGNWYHLKENGTMSTGWIKDGSHWYYLKASGEMQTGWLKDKGTWYYLEESGRMKASQWFQVSGKHYYVDASGALAVNTIIDGYKLDSNGVRMSSLS is encoded by the coding sequence ATGACGTTTTTAAAATCAGGAGTTAAGAAGAGTAGATGTACTCAGTTGAGTGTAGGGCTGGCTACTTTGTTCGTTACGAGTACCTTTTTGTTTGGTGGAGAATCAGTTCAGGCCGACAGTGTAGCGCGTGGAGATGACTATCCGCTTCACTACAAAAATGGTAGTGTTGAAATCGATCAGTGGCGGATGTATTCTCGCCAGTGTACCTCTTTTGCGGCCTTTCGTTTGAGTAGTGTAAATGGCTTTGAGATTCCTCCTGCCTACGGAAATGCAAATGAATGGGGACACCGTGCAAGGCGAGAAGGCTACCGTGTGGATACTAAGCCAGAAGTTGGAGCTATTGCTTGGTCGACAGAAGGTTATTATGGGCACGTGGCCTGGGTATCAAATGTGTCGGGGGATACGATTGAGATCGAAGAGTATAACTATGGGGTTCGAGAAAAGTATAATCGTCGAAAAGTCAAGGCTAGTTCGATGACAGGTTTTATTCATTTTAGGGATTTATCTGCTAGCCATAGTGCGGGTGAGAATGCTCGTAGCTCAGAGCTTCCGTCTAGTGGGGCAATAGTATTCACGGAGAAATCGCCGATTATGGACCAACCGTCAAGTACAGGACAGGTTATTGACTACTATTATGCTGGTGAGAGTGTGAGTTATGATCAAGTTCTTGAAAAGGATGGTTATAAGTGGCTCGGCTATCTATCCTACAGTGGTGCTAGAAGATATGTGCAGTATGCAGAGTTAAGCAATACAGTGAAAGGCTGGAAAAAAGAAGGAGGGAGTTGGTATTACCGAGAGAATGGTAAGCTAGCGACAGGATGGAAAAAAGTTAATGGCAATTGGTATCATTTAAAAGAAAATGGGACCATGTCAACTGGCTGGATTAAGGATGGCTCTCACTGGTATTATCTAAAGGCTTCGGGTGAGATGCAGACGGGCTGGCTTAAAGACAAGGGAACTTGGTATTACTTAGAGGAATCTGGCCGGATGAAAGCTAGTCAATGGTTCCAAGTCTCGGGGAAACATTACTATGTCGATGCTTCGGGAGCCTTAGCTGTTAATACGATTATTGATGGCTACAAACTCGATAGTAACGGGGTGAGAATGTCGAGTCTTTCTTAA
- a CDS encoding Veg family protein, with product MSDAFTDVAKMKKIKEEIKAHEGQVVEMTLENGRKRQKNRLGKLIEVYPSLFIVEFGDVEGDKQANVYVESFTYSDILTEKNLIRYLD from the coding sequence ATGTCAGATGCATTTACAGATGTAGCCAAGATGAAAAAAATCAAAGAAGAAATCAAGGCACATGAGGGACAAGTCGTTGAAATGACTTTGGAGAATGGCCGTAAGCGCCAAAAAAATAGATTGGGTAAGCTAATTGAGGTTTATCCATCTCTATTTATCGTTGAATTTGGGGATGTTGAAGGAGACAAACAAGCCAATGTCTATGTTGAATCCTTCACCTACTCAGATATCTTGACAGAAAAGAACTTGATTCGCTATCTAGACTAA
- the dnaB gene encoding replicative DNA helicase: MAEVEELRVQPQDILAEQSVLGAIFIDESKLVFVREYIDSRDFFKYAHRLIFQAMVDLSDRGEAIDATTVRTILDSQGDLQNIGGLSYLVEIVNSVPTSANAEYYAKIVAEKAMLRRLISKLTESVNQAYEASKPADEIIAQAEKGLIDVSENANRSGFKNIRDILNINFGNLEVRSQQTTDITGIATGYRDLDHMTTGLHEEELIILAARPAVGKTAFALNIAQNIGTKLDKTVAIFSLEMGAESLVDRMLAAEGLVESHSIRTGQLTDEEWQKYTIAQGNLANASIYIDDTPGIRITEIRSRSRKLAQETGNLGLILIDYLQLITGTGRENRQQEVSEISRQLKILAKELKVPVIALSQLSRGVEQRQDKRPVLSDIRESGSIEQDADIVAFLYRDDYYDRAGEEEEGIPNNKVEVIIEKNRSGARGTVELIFQKEYNKFSSISKREA; encoded by the coding sequence ATGGCAGAAGTAGAGGAACTGCGAGTTCAACCTCAGGATATTTTAGCAGAACAATCTGTTCTGGGGGCTATTTTTATAGATGAGAGTAAGCTCGTTTTTGTCCGAGAATACATTGATTCTCGTGACTTCTTTAAGTATGCTCATCGGTTGATTTTCCAAGCGATGGTAGATTTGTCGGATCGTGGGGAAGCGATTGATGCGACGACGGTTCGAACGATTTTGGATAGCCAAGGGGATCTCCAAAATATTGGTGGCTTGTCTTATCTTGTTGAAATTGTCAACTCAGTACCAACTTCAGCCAATGCAGAATATTACGCTAAAATTGTAGCCGAAAAGGCTATGCTTCGTCGCTTGATTTCCAAGTTGACAGAGTCTGTCAACCAAGCTTATGAGGCTTCTAAGCCTGCAGATGAAATCATCGCTCAGGCTGAAAAGGGACTCATTGATGTTAGCGAAAACGCCAATCGTAGTGGGTTCAAGAACATCCGAGATATTCTAAATATCAACTTTGGGAACCTAGAAGTTCGGTCACAACAAACTACGGATATCACTGGTATTGCAACGGGTTACCGTGATTTGGACCATATGACGACAGGTCTCCATGAGGAGGAATTAATTATTCTAGCGGCGCGACCAGCGGTTGGTAAGACGGCCTTTGCTTTGAACATTGCTCAGAACATTGGGACTAAGTTGGACAAGACGGTTGCCATCTTTTCACTGGAAATGGGTGCGGAAAGTCTAGTAGACCGTATGTTGGCGGCCGAAGGATTAGTGGAGTCCCATTCTATCCGTACAGGTCAATTGACTGATGAGGAATGGCAAAAGTATACCATTGCCCAAGGGAACCTAGCCAACGCGAGTATCTATATTGATGATACGCCAGGGATTCGGATCACGGAAATTCGCTCTCGCTCACGTAAACTGGCTCAAGAAACAGGCAATCTAGGCTTGATTTTGATCGACTACCTACAGCTTATCACAGGGACTGGTCGTGAGAACCGCCAACAAGAAGTCTCTGAAATTTCTCGTCAGTTGAAAATTCTAGCTAAAGAGCTAAAGGTTCCAGTCATTGCTCTTAGTCAGTTATCTCGTGGAGTGGAACAGCGTCAAGATAAGAGACCAGTCTTGTCTGATATTCGTGAATCGGGTTCTATTGAGCAGGATGCGGATATCGTAGCCTTTCTGTACCGTGACGACTACTATGATCGTGCAGGTGAAGAAGAGGAAGGAATTCCAAATAACAAGGTAGAGGTTATCATCGAGAAAAACCGTAGTGGAGCTCGTGGAACGGTGGAATTGATTTTCCAAAAAGAATACAATAAATTTTCAAGTATCTCAAAGAGGGAGGCATAA
- the rplI gene encoding 50S ribosomal protein L9 produces the protein MKVIFLADVKGKGKKGEIKEVPTGYAQNFLIKKNLAKEATAQAVGELRGKQKSEEKAHAEMIAEAKAIKAKLEAEETVVEFVEKVGPDGRTFGSITNKKIAEELQKQFGIKIDKRNIQVQAPIRAVGLIDVPVKIYQDVTSVINLRVKEG, from the coding sequence ATGAAAGTAATCTTTTTAGCAGATGTTAAAGGAAAAGGGAAGAAAGGCGAAATTAAGGAAGTACCAACTGGCTACGCTCAAAACTTCCTGATTAAAAAGAATCTGGCCAAGGAAGCAACTGCTCAAGCAGTGGGTGAGTTGCGTGGAAAACAAAAATCAGAAGAAAAGGCTCATGCTGAAATGATTGCTGAAGCAAAAGCCATCAAAGCTAAGCTTGAAGCAGAAGAAACGGTTGTAGAGTTTGTTGAAAAGGTTGGACCAGATGGTCGTACATTTGGTTCCATCACTAACAAGAAAATTGCAGAAGAATTGCAAAAGCAGTTTGGTATTAAGATTGACAAACGCAATATTCAAGTGCAAGCACCAATTCGAGCAGTAGGTTTGATTGATGTACCAGTGAAGATCTATCAAGATGTTACAAGTGTCATCAATCTTCGTGTAAAAGAAGGTTAA
- a CDS encoding DHH family phosphoesterase, whose translation MKKNNLIPFSAVWLGLATFGILTLLIIFSHNLAVTISVLFLFVLLYLLLFVWQKKQYEKSEIEQIQYVNHQAEDSLNTLLEQMPVGVLKLDLSTGEVEWFNPYAELILTTEEGEIDVELIQTIIKASVGNPGSYATLGETRYAVHMDKASGVLYFFDVSGEYEATVELVTSRPVIGVISVDNYDDLEDATSDSDISHINSFVANFVSEFASKYAMFSRRVGMDRFYVFTDYTVLEELMNDKFSVIDTFREESKQRQLALTLSMGFSYGDGNHEEIGKIALLNLNLAEVRGGDQVVVKENNETKNPVYFGGGTAASIKRTRTRTRAMMTAISDKIRSVDQVFVVGHKNLDMDALGSAVGMQLFASNIIENSYAVYDAEHMPADIERAIHFLKKEDVTKLLSLTDAMKLVTNRSLLILVDHSKTALTLSKDFYDLFTQTIVIDHHRRDQDFPENAVITYIESGASSASELVTELIQFQNSKKNRLSRMQASVLMAGMMLDTKNFTSRVTSRTFDVASYLRTRGSDSIAIQEIAATDFEEYREVNELILQGRKLGSDILIARAKDSMSYDTVVISKAADAMLAMSGIEASFVLAKNTQGFISISARSRSKINVQRIMEELGGGGHFNLAAAQIENMSLTEAGEKLTQLILEEVKEKEKEE comes from the coding sequence ATGAAAAAAAATAATTTAATCCCGTTTTCTGCGGTCTGGCTAGGACTTGCAACTTTCGGAATCTTAACTTTGCTGATTATTTTTTCACATAATCTTGCTGTAACAATCAGTGTCTTGTTTTTATTTGTACTTCTTTATCTGCTTTTATTTGTCTGGCAAAAAAAACAGTATGAAAAGAGTGAAATTGAACAAATCCAATACGTAAATCATCAAGCTGAAGATAGTTTAAACACGCTGCTCGAACAAATGCCGGTTGGTGTTCTGAAATTAGACCTATCTACTGGCGAAGTGGAATGGTTTAATCCTTATGCTGAGTTGATTTTGACTACTGAAGAAGGCGAAATTGATGTTGAATTGATTCAAACCATCATCAAAGCTTCGGTGGGGAACCCAGGTTCTTACGCTACCTTGGGGGAAACACGCTATGCCGTTCATATGGACAAGGCTTCGGGTGTCCTGTATTTCTTTGACGTTTCAGGGGAGTACGAAGCAACTGTCGAATTGGTAACTAGCCGTCCAGTCATTGGAGTCATCTCAGTAGATAACTATGATGATTTGGAGGATGCGACATCTGACTCTGATATCAGCCATATCAATAGCTTTGTAGCTAATTTTGTTTCAGAATTTGCTAGTAAGTATGCTATGTTTTCTCGCCGTGTGGGGATGGATCGTTTTTATGTATTCACAGATTACACGGTACTAGAGGAATTGATGAATGATAAATTCTCCGTTATTGATACTTTCCGAGAAGAATCAAAACAGAGGCAGCTAGCCCTAACTTTAAGTATGGGATTTTCTTATGGTGATGGAAACCATGAAGAGATAGGGAAAATTGCCTTGCTCAACTTGAACTTAGCAGAAGTTCGCGGTGGTGACCAGGTGGTGGTCAAGGAAAATAACGAAACCAAGAATCCTGTCTACTTTGGTGGAGGAACTGCTGCATCTATCAAACGTACTCGTACACGTACCAGAGCCATGATGACAGCCATTTCTGATAAGATTCGAAGTGTTGACCAAGTTTTTGTAGTCGGTCATAAAAATCTAGATATGGATGCTTTGGGATCTGCTGTCGGTATGCAGTTGTTTGCAAGTAATATTATTGAGAACAGTTATGCTGTCTATGATGCAGAACATATGCCAGCAGATATTGAACGTGCTATCCATTTCTTGAAGAAGGAAGATGTCACGAAACTTTTATCTCTTACAGATGCGATGAAGCTAGTTACAAACCGTTCATTATTGATTCTGGTGGATCATTCCAAGACGGCTTTGACTTTGTCAAAAGATTTTTATGATTTGTTCACTCAAACTATTGTTATTGACCATCATAGACGTGATCAGGATTTCCCTGAGAATGCAGTCATCACCTATATTGAAAGTGGGGCAAGTAGTGCCAGTGAGCTGGTCACAGAATTGATTCAGTTCCAAAATTCTAAGAAAAATCGTTTGAGTCGTATGCAGGCCAGTGTTTTGATGGCTGGTATGATGCTGGATACCAAGAATTTCACATCTCGCGTGACGAGCCGAACCTTTGATGTGGCTAGCTATCTGAGAACACGGGGAAGTGACAGTATTGCTATCCAGGAGATTGCTGCGACAGATTTTGAAGAGTACCGTGAGGTAAATGAACTCATTTTACAAGGTCGTAAGTTAGGTTCAGATATCTTGATTGCCCGAGCTAAGGACTCAATGTCTTATGACACAGTTGTTATCAGTAAGGCTGCCGATGCTATGCTGGCTATGTCAGGTATTGAAGCCAGCTTCGTTCTAGCAAAAAATACACAAGGATTTATCTCTATCTCGGCTCGAAGTCGTAGTAAAATCAATGTGCAACGCATTATGGAAGAGTTGGGTGGCGGTGGTCACTTTAATCTAGCTGCCGCGCAAATCGAGAATATGAGTCTAACAGAAGCAGGAGAAAAATTGACTCAACTAATCTTGGAAGAAGTAAAGGAAAAGGAGAAAGAAGAATGA
- a CDS encoding acetyl-CoA C-acetyltransferase yields the protein MKDVVIVSAVRTPIGSFGGSLKNVSAVDLGALVIKRALEKANVKPELVDEVIMGNVLGAGLGQNVARQMSVHAGLPEFTPAFTINKVCGSGLKAVQLAAQAIRCGDADIIVAGGAENMSQAPYVLPSFRWGGRMGDSKVVDTMIKDGLSDAFNEYHMGITAENVAEEYGISREEQDALALESQKRAVAAIESGRFKEEIIPVVIPQRKGDPIVFDTDEYPRKDTSLESLSKLGPVFKKDGSVTAGNASGINDGAAAVLVMSAEKAEELGVPVIARIRSYASAGLDPKMMGCGPIYATRKALEKGNLTVDDLDLIESNEAFAAQACAVGKTLGFNTDIVNVNGGAIALGHPIGASGCRILVTLVHEMMKRDAKTGLATLCIGGGMGTALIVER from the coding sequence ATGAAAGACGTGGTGATTGTTTCAGCAGTGCGAACTCCAATAGGCTCCTTTGGAGGAAGTTTGAAGAATGTTTCAGCAGTTGATTTGGGAGCTTTGGTTATAAAGAGAGCTTTGGAAAAAGCCAATGTCAAACCAGAGCTAGTAGATGAAGTGATTATGGGGAATGTCCTAGGCGCAGGTTTAGGTCAAAACGTAGCTCGTCAAATGAGCGTTCATGCAGGACTCCCTGAATTTACACCAGCCTTTACTATCAACAAGGTTTGTGGTTCCGGTTTGAAGGCCGTGCAGTTGGCTGCTCAAGCGATTCGATGTGGCGATGCAGATATTATCGTAGCTGGTGGTGCAGAAAACATGAGTCAGGCTCCATACGTTTTGCCAAGTTTCCGTTGGGGTGGTCGTATGGGAGATTCGAAAGTGGTAGATACCATGATTAAGGATGGTTTGTCTGATGCCTTTAACGAATACCATATGGGAATTACAGCCGAGAATGTGGCTGAAGAATATGGCATCAGTCGAGAAGAGCAAGATGCTCTTGCTTTAGAGTCACAAAAACGAGCAGTTGCAGCTATAGAATCTGGCCGCTTTAAAGAAGAGATTATTCCAGTTGTCATTCCTCAACGCAAAGGCGATCCTATTGTTTTTGATACAGATGAATATCCTAGAAAAGATACTAGCTTGGAGAGCTTGTCTAAGCTAGGTCCTGTTTTCAAAAAAGACGGTTCTGTTACAGCGGGAAATGCTTCAGGTATCAATGATGGAGCAGCGGCTGTCTTGGTCATGAGTGCTGAAAAAGCGGAAGAATTAGGAGTGCCCGTGATTGCCCGCATTCGTTCTTATGCAAGTGCAGGTTTGGACCCTAAGATGATGGGATGTGGACCGATTTATGCAACTCGCAAAGCTCTTGAAAAAGGCAATTTGACAGTCGATGATCTTGACTTGATTGAGTCAAATGAAGCCTTTGCTGCCCAGGCTTGTGCGGTTGGGAAAACACTTGGCTTTAACACAGATATTGTCAATGTCAATGGTGGTGCGATTGCTCTTGGTCACCCAATTGGGGCTTCAGGTTGCCGTATCCTAGTGACTCTGGTACATGAGATGATGAAACGTGATGCTAAAACTGGTTTAGCTACTCTCTGTATCGGAGGAGGGATGGGAACAGCCCTCATCGTTGAACGTTAG
- the hpf gene encoding ribosome hibernation-promoting factor, HPF/YfiA family → MIKYSIRGENLEVTEAIRDYVVSKLEKIEKYFQPDQELDARVNLKVYREKTAKVEVTIPLGSITLRAEDISQDMYGSIDLVTDKIERQIRKNKTKIERKNKNKVATSQLFTDALVEDANVVQPKVVRSKQIDLKPMDLEEALLQMDLLGHDFFIYVDVEDQTTNVLYRREDGEVGLLEVKES, encoded by the coding sequence ATGATTAAATATAGTATCCGTGGTGAAAACCTAGAAGTAACAGAAGCAATTCGTGATTATGTAGTTTCTAAACTCGAAAAGATCGAAAAGTATTTTCAACCTGATCAGGAGTTGGATGCACGTGTGAACTTGAAAGTTTATCGTGAAAAAACAGCAAAGGTTGAAGTAACAATTCCGCTTGGATCTATCACTCTTCGTGCTGAAGATATTTCTCAAGATATGTATGGCTCTATCGATCTTGTAACAGATAAAATTGAACGTCAGATTCGTAAAAATAAAACTAAAATCGAACGTAAGAATAAAAATAAAGTTGCGACAAGTCAACTCTTTACAGATGCTCTAGTTGAAGATGCAAATGTTGTGCAACCAAAAGTCGTTCGTTCAAAACAAATTGATTTGAAGCCAATGGATTTAGAAGAAGCCCTTCTTCAAATGGATTTATTGGGGCATGATTTCTTTATCTATGTAGATGTAGAAGATCAAACAACTAATGTTTTGTATCGCCGTGAAGATGGTGAAGTTGGCTTGTTAGAAGTGAAAGAATCATAA
- a CDS encoding ComF family protein — MNCLLCGQTTKGELAFSSLFLLKDDSSYLCSACVSSFEKIGENCCPNCMKIGLSTQCQDCKFWCKEGVRVDHKAIFTYNQAMKDFFSRYKFDGDFLLRKVFASVLAEELKKYRGYQFVVIPLSPGRLIERGFNQVEGLVEAAGFSFKDILGKREESASSSKSRLERLATEIPFFIKDGISLPKKILLIDDIYTTGATVNRVKRLLEEAGALDVKTFSLVR, encoded by the coding sequence ATGAATTGTTTACTATGTGGCCAGACTACAAAGGGTGAGTTAGCTTTTAGTAGTCTCTTCCTTTTGAAGGATGACAGCAGCTATCTTTGTTCAGCTTGTGTTTCTAGTTTTGAGAAGATTGGTGAGAATTGTTGCCCAAATTGTATGAAAATAGGCTTGTCAACTCAGTGTCAAGATTGTAAATTTTGGTGTAAAGAAGGAGTTCGGGTTGATCATAAGGCGATTTTTACCTATAATCAAGCTATGAAAGACTTTTTCAGTCGATATAAGTTTGATGGTGATTTTTTGCTTAGAAAAGTTTTTGCTTCCGTTCTTGCTGAGGAGCTGAAAAAGTATAGAGGTTATCAATTTGTTGTCATTCCCCTAAGTCCTGGAAGATTGATTGAGAGGGGATTTAACCAGGTTGAAGGTTTGGTTGAGGCAGCAGGCTTTTCCTTTAAAGATATATTAGGAAAAAGAGAAGAGAGTGCTAGTTCTTCTAAAAGCCGTTTGGAAAGGTTAGCTACTGAAATTCCATTTTTTATTAAAGATGGAATCTCACTTCCTAAGAAAATTTTGCTGATTGATGACATCTATACAACAGGGGCAACTGTGAATCGTGTGAAACGACTTTTGGAAGAAGCAGGTGCTTTGGATGTTAAAACTTTTTCCCTTGTAAGATGA
- a CDS encoding DEAD/DEAH box helicase — translation MKVNPNYLGRLFTEKELTEEERQMAEKLPAMRKEKGKLFCQRCNSLILEEWYLPISAYYCRKCLLMKRVRSDQALYYFPQEDFPKQDVLKWCGQLTPFQEKVSEGLIRAVEKKEPTLVHAVTGAGKTEMIYQVVAKVIDDGGAVCLVSPRIDVCLELYKRLQNDFACDIALLHGESEPYFRTPLVVATTHQLLKFYHAFDLLIVDEVDAFPYVDNSMLYYAVKNSVKEDGLRIFLTATSTDELDRKVRTGELKRLSLPRRFHGNPLIIPKPVWLSDFNRHLENNQLSSKLKTYIEKQRRSGYPLLVFASEIKKGEKLKEILQDQYPNENIGFVSSVTEDRLEQVQAFRDGELTILISTTILERGVTFPCVDVFVVEANHRLFTKSSLIQIGGRVGRSMDRPTGELLFFHDGLNASIKKAIKEIKQMNKEAGL, via the coding sequence ATGAAAGTAAATCCAAATTATCTCGGTCGCTTGTTTACTGAGAAAGAATTAACTGAAGAAGAACGTCAGATGGCTGAAAAACTTCCAGCAATGAGAAAAGAGAAAGGGAAACTGTTTTGTCAACGTTGTAATAGTTTGATTCTAGAAGAATGGTATTTGCCTATTAGCGCCTACTATTGCAGGAAGTGTTTGCTGATGAAGCGAGTCAGGAGTGATCAAGCTTTATACTATTTTCCGCAGGAAGATTTTCCTAAGCAAGATGTTCTCAAATGGTGTGGTCAGTTAACCCCTTTTCAGGAGAAGGTATCAGAGGGGTTGATTCGAGCAGTCGAAAAGAAAGAACCGACTTTAGTTCATGCTGTGACAGGAGCTGGAAAGACAGAGATGATTTATCAAGTTGTTGCGAAAGTGATTGATGATGGTGGTGCAGTTTGTTTGGTAAGTCCTCGAATTGATGTGTGTTTGGAACTGTATAAGCGACTGCAGAATGACTTTGCTTGCGATATAGCGCTACTCCATGGCGAATCAGAGCCCTATTTTCGAACTCCCTTAGTAGTTGCAACAACTCATCAGTTATTAAAATTTTATCATGCTTTTGATTTGTTGATAGTGGATGAGGTAGATGCCTTTCCTTATGTTGACAACTCTATGCTTTACTATGCTGTAAAGAACAGTGTAAAGGAGGATGGATTAAGGATATTTCTTACAGCAACTTCTACAGATGAGTTAGATAGGAAGGTTCGCACAGGAGAATTAAAACGATTAAGCTTGCCGAGACGGTTTCATGGAAATCCTTTGATTATTCCTAAACCTGTCTGGTTATCAGATTTCAATCGTCATTTAGAAAATAATCAATTGTCATCAAAATTAAAGACCTATATTGAGAAACAGAGAAGATCAGGTTATCCATTGCTTGTTTTTGCATCAGAGATTAAGAAAGGCGAAAAACTAAAAGAAATCTTGCAAGATCAGTACCCGAATGAGAATATCGGCTTTGTGTCTTCTGTGACAGAAGACCGATTAGAGCAGGTGCAAGCTTTTCGAGATGGAGAACTAACAATACTGATCAGTACGACAATATTGGAACGTGGGGTTACCTTCCCTTGTGTGGATGTTTTCGTAGTAGAAGCTAATCATCGACTCTTTACCAAGTCTAGTTTGATTCAGATTGGTGGTCGAGTCGGGCGTAGTATGGACAGACCAACTGGTGAGTTGCTCTTTTTTCATGATGGACTAAATGCTTCCATCAAGAAAGCAATCAAGGAAATCAAGCAGATGAACAAGGAGGCGGGATTATGA
- a CDS encoding YigZ family protein, giving the protein MEFRTIKEDGQVQEEIKKSRFICHVKRVYSEEEARDFITTIKKEHYKATHNCSAFIIGERSEIKRTSDDGEPSGTAGVPMLGVLENHNLTNICVVVTRYFGGIKLGAGGLIRAYAGSVALAVKEIGIIEIKEQAGIAIQMSYAQYQEYSNFLREHKLTEIETNFTDQIDTIIYVDKEEKENIKSVLVEFFNGKVTLTDQDLREVEVPVNLV; this is encoded by the coding sequence ATGGAATTTAGAACAATTAAAGAGGATGGGCAGGTCCAAGAAGAAATCAAAAAATCTCGCTTTATCTGTCATGTCAAGCGTGTTTATAGTGAAGAGGAGGCCCGTGACTTTATCACTACCATCAAAAAAGAACACTACAAAGCCACCCATAACTGCTCTGCTTTTATTATTGGAGAACGCAGTGAAATCAAGCGTACGAGTGATGATGGTGAGCCTAGTGGTACTGCTGGAGTTCCTATGCTTGGCGTCTTAGAAAATCATAATCTTACAAATATCTGCGTAGTAGTTACTCGTTACTTTGGTGGAATTAAGTTAGGCGCTGGAGGTTTGATTCGTGCTTACGCAGGAAGTGTAGCCTTGGCTGTCAAAGAAATAGGCATTATTGAAATCAAAGAGCAAGCTGGCATAGCCATTCAGATGTCTTACGCTCAGTATCAAGAATATAGCAATTTTCTTAGAGAACATAAACTCACGGAAATCGAGACAAACTTTACAGATCAAATCGATACCATAATTTATGTTGATAAGGAAGAGAAAGAAAATATCAAGTCTGTTCTTGTAGAGTTTTTTAATGGAAAGGTTACTTTAACGGATCAAGATTTACGAGAAGTTGAAGTTCCTGTAAACTTAGTGTAA
- a CDS encoding PH domain-containing protein: protein MAFGKFIQGLAGNFSEQNKEVLIKEYGQYLLENEEIQSGYKLIRDAIIFTNIRIIFTDKQGATGRKMSVKSLFLMNIVNVEMETAGAGIDDSEITITYLENVFLKAHNEHFSYHKFEFPKKTDILPLYTYLLELAYHNRLKINGLDL from the coding sequence ATGGCGTTTGGAAAATTTATTCAAGGACTTGCTGGAAATTTTAGCGAGCAAAACAAAGAAGTTCTTATCAAAGAATATGGTCAATACCTACTAGAGAATGAAGAAATCCAAAGTGGATATAAGCTCATTCGTGACGCAATCATCTTTACAAATATTCGTATCATCTTTACAGATAAGCAAGGCGCTACTGGTCGCAAGATGTCTGTTAAGTCACTCTTTTTGATGAACATTGTCAACGTTGAAATGGAAACTGCAGGAGCAGGTATAGACGATAGTGAGATTACGATCACTTATTTAGAGAATGTCTTTCTAAAAGCACATAATGAACATTTTAGTTACCACAAATTTGAATTTCCTAAGAAAACGGATATTCTTCCCCTTTACACCTATTTACTAGAACTTGCTTATCACAATCGATTGAAAATTAATGGCTTAGACCTTTGA